A window of the Desulfobacula toluolica Tol2 genome harbors these coding sequences:
- a CDS encoding quinohemoprotein amine dehydrogenase subunit beta: MRPNKSKIALISIITFILMTLVSQGAWAKDFIYAPVSNGLQIIDCDTDTIIKTIPYNDTILSAAFSPDGKRYYLNAVQSVYVIDTATDKLIDTLSFSSELSKVSVFGITVSNDGKKLYMCCSITKKKQNIPKLNVLPPQLVEYDIAGRKMVKNYPIPASFSSPITLINDPDHLVLVGLDILKLNLKTGKTEQMMGLLNTKKPEDMRNSLVVWQPGSPGDHGIFVNPYYDAQGLGYFIIDKNTGKLSVLRGKDVWFAYSSILSPDKKFIYAVMDELIKVDMATGETVKAVPLKTGTNYTVALTSDGKKIYVGPAGPDISVYDTKTLELLSVIPLMADGEYMTRFTKR; the protein is encoded by the coding sequence ATGAGGCCGAATAAAAGCAAGATTGCACTGATATCCATCATCACCTTTATCCTGATGACCTTGGTTTCCCAGGGGGCCTGGGCAAAGGATTTTATTTATGCGCCGGTTTCAAATGGCCTGCAGATTATTGATTGTGACACCGACACCATCATCAAAACCATACCGTACAATGACACGATTCTTTCAGCAGCGTTTTCTCCGGACGGCAAACGATACTATTTGAATGCCGTACAGTCTGTATATGTCATTGACACGGCCACTGACAAATTGATAGACACCCTTTCTTTTTCCTCGGAATTGAGCAAGGTGTCCGTATTCGGGATAACGGTTTCCAATGACGGAAAAAAGCTCTACATGTGCTGTTCCATTACAAAGAAAAAACAGAATATTCCCAAGCTCAATGTTCTGCCGCCCCAACTTGTAGAATATGATATTGCCGGCAGAAAAATGGTAAAAAATTATCCTATCCCTGCCAGTTTCTCTTCACCCATCACCCTTATCAATGACCCGGACCATCTGGTTCTGGTAGGTCTGGATATCCTCAAACTAAACCTTAAAACCGGCAAAACAGAACAGATGATGGGGCTTTTAAACACTAAAAAACCCGAGGACATGAGAAATTCCCTGGTGGTCTGGCAGCCCGGCAGCCCCGGAGATCATGGCATTTTTGTAAACCCCTATTATGACGCACAGGGACTGGGGTACTTTATCATTGATAAAAATACCGGCAAATTGAGTGTTCTTCGGGGAAAAGATGTCTGGTTTGCCTACTCCAGCATATTGTCGCCGGATAAAAAATTCATCTATGCGGTTATGGATGAGCTGATAAAAGTGGATATGGCAACCGGCGAGACCGTCAAGGCCGTACCTTTGAAAACAGGCACCAATTACACGGTTGCCCTGACATCGGACGGCAAAAAGATTTATGTCGGTCCTGCCGGTCCGGATATCAGTGTGTATGATACAAAAACACTTGA
- the qhpC gene encoding quinohemoprotein amine dehydrogenase subunit gamma: MKKKDLKPINKKAKKIEHEVKGMADDNIMTGMPIGCTTIFDTGWETNPRAETPMSNCLSSARDFTACSGSCWWPAQTPDSVTNFPDFQNQCQAIEKDWRNLNFVIKR; encoded by the coding sequence ATGAAAAAAAAAGATCTCAAACCCATTAATAAAAAAGCAAAAAAGATTGAACATGAGGTCAAAGGCATGGCCGATGACAATATCATGACAGGTATGCCCATCGGATGCACCACGATTTTTGATACGGGCTGGGAAACAAACCCGCGTGCTGAAACCCCCATGAGCAACTGCCTGTCAAGCGCAAGAGACTTTACTGCCTGCTCCGGGTCCTGCTGGTGGCCGGCCCAGACACCTGACAGCGTCACCAATTTTCCTGATTTCCAGAATCAATGCCAGGCCATTGAGAAGGATTGGAGAAATTTGAATTTTGTGATCAAACGATAA
- a CDS encoding transporter: MKKRLTCLCSILFFMAISTICQADVLDPLDNSSAPVGTKVLINYFGYQHLPEYETEDGTTVDIGVDVAYAAFRPVYFAGKVWGKTWGVNAVVPLLDIATDGADTATGVGDLVVGPFIFLYENFEDQLFLSFWEFAYTPTGSDDVSNDSWWFQHQVAFGWYPGPYSLDVCLNYWQKDEDATGADVSDAIELEAAVAYAVTEKFRVGIQGAWWKDFDDIESKGVSLDGTQGENLKLGFNLGYALQENLMVNLRYMHDVESEAFTKGSWTYLRLVYIF, encoded by the coding sequence ATGAAAAAACGATTAACGTGTTTATGCAGCATTTTATTTTTTATGGCAATCAGTACCATCTGTCAGGCAGATGTATTAGACCCTCTGGACAATAGTTCCGCGCCTGTGGGAACCAAAGTCCTTATCAACTATTTTGGCTATCAGCATTTGCCGGAATATGAAACCGAAGACGGCACCACAGTGGATATCGGCGTCGATGTTGCCTATGCCGCATTCAGACCTGTTTATTTTGCGGGAAAAGTATGGGGAAAAACCTGGGGGGTCAATGCCGTTGTCCCGCTTTTAGACATTGCCACCGATGGTGCAGACACGGCAACGGGTGTGGGGGATTTAGTAGTCGGCCCTTTTATCTTCCTGTATGAGAATTTTGAAGACCAGCTGTTTCTCTCTTTCTGGGAATTTGCCTATACCCCTACCGGTTCCGATGACGTCAGCAATGATTCCTGGTGGTTTCAACACCAGGTCGCCTTTGGCTGGTATCCCGGCCCCTATTCCCTGGATGTCTGCTTAAATTACTGGCAAAAAGACGAGGATGCCACTGGTGCCGATGTCTCGGATGCGATTGAGCTTGAGGCGGCGGTTGCCTATGCGGTTACGGAAAAGTTTCGTGTCGGAATTCAAGGTGCCTGGTGGAAAGACTTTGACGATATTGAATCCAAGGGCGTCTCCCTTGACGGCACCCAGGGAGAAAATTTAAAACTGGGCTTTAACCTGGGCTACGCACTGCAGGAAAATCTAATGGTCAATTTGCGCTACATGCATGACGTAGAGTCTGAAGCTTTCACAAAAGGCTCCTGGACATATCTGCGGCTTGTTTACATTTTTTAA
- a CDS encoding radical SAM/SPASM domain-containing protein: MEMMKIADHKRFQANGNEFVFMTQTGSIFEIETGSETQAILNHDISQRTFTKQDVYSILKGTRSDKDSLWNDLAKNRVLAPQELPENKPLQHFPEIPLKTLVLHVTEACNLGCHYCYHNPENTNKSLGLNKTPDLSMEFKVAKKAVDFLFEHSRGLEELVLVFFGGEPLLNLNLISKTVTYANEKARENAKTIEYAMTTNGTLLTDKAIHFLNENKIGTTVSLDGLEAVHDRFRQFPDGSPSYKVILPKIKKFLGKENPKPVVARVTLAKDAKDISRTLYHLLGLGFSEVGFAPVTTMDTDFQLDAHQMTSLLEQFVHLSETFINLALKDEFLGFTNLVDLLVTLHEGEVKQYPCGAGIGMFSVDPKGGLFLCQRLTHDDSARMGDIFDGLDREKLGTFRLDAGLDKKSDCKGCWAASICAGGCYHEAKIREGDLLLPNLHYCQWIKTWIATGLNVYGRLMKQAPSFLDKLSMLRGHEPLFNPLV; this comes from the coding sequence ATGGAAATGATGAAAATTGCCGACCATAAAAGATTTCAGGCCAATGGGAATGAGTTTGTTTTTATGACACAGACAGGTTCCATATTTGAAATTGAAACCGGATCTGAAACACAGGCCATTCTTAATCATGACATCAGTCAGCGCACGTTCACAAAACAAGACGTTTATTCCATTTTAAAAGGAACCCGGAGCGATAAAGACAGCTTATGGAACGATCTTGCAAAGAACCGGGTTCTGGCGCCACAAGAACTGCCTGAAAACAAACCCTTGCAACATTTTCCTGAGATTCCCTTAAAAACACTGGTGCTTCATGTGACGGAAGCCTGCAACCTGGGATGCCATTATTGCTATCACAATCCCGAAAACACAAACAAATCATTGGGTTTGAACAAAACACCGGATTTGTCAATGGAGTTTAAGGTGGCAAAAAAAGCAGTTGATTTTTTATTTGAGCATTCAAGGGGACTTGAGGAGCTTGTTCTGGTCTTTTTCGGGGGAGAACCCCTGCTCAATTTAAACCTCATTTCCAAAACCGTCACCTATGCAAATGAAAAAGCACGGGAAAACGCTAAAACCATCGAATATGCCATGACAACCAATGGCACGCTTTTAACGGATAAAGCCATACACTTCCTGAATGAAAACAAAATCGGCACCACGGTCAGCCTGGATGGGCTTGAAGCGGTGCATGATCGTTTCAGGCAGTTTCCTGACGGTTCTCCCTCCTATAAAGTCATCCTGCCGAAAATAAAAAAATTTCTCGGCAAAGAAAACCCGAAACCTGTGGTGGCCAGGGTAACGCTGGCAAAAGACGCAAAGGATATTTCAAGAACCCTTTACCATCTTCTGGGTCTTGGATTTTCAGAAGTCGGGTTTGCACCGGTCACGACCATGGATACGGATTTTCAACTGGATGCCCACCAGATGACGTCCTTACTTGAACAATTTGTACACCTGTCCGAGACATTCATCAACCTTGCCCTGAAAGATGAATTCCTGGGATTCACCAATCTGGTGGACCTGCTGGTAACGCTGCATGAGGGGGAAGTAAAACAATACCCTTGCGGCGCAGGGATCGGCATGTTTTCAGTTGATCCCAAAGGCGGTCTTTTCCTGTGCCAGAGACTGACCCATGATGATTCCGCCCGGATGGGGGATATCTTTGACGGCCTTGACCGGGAAAAGCTTGGAACATTCAGGCTGGACGCGGGACTGGACAAAAAAAGCGACTGCAAAGGATGCTGGGCCGCCTCCATCTGTGCAGGGGGGTGTTACCACGAGGCAAAAATCAGGGAAGGTGATCTATTGTTGCCCAATCTGCATTATTGCCAATGGATTAAAACCTGGATTGCCACAGGGCTGAATGTGTATGGCAGATTAATGAAACAAGCCCCCTCTTTTCTGGATAAACTTTCCATGCTCAGAGGGCATGAACCCTTGTTTAACCCGCTGGTTTGA
- the peaA gene encoding quinohemoprotein amine dehydrogenase subunit alpha, with protein sequence MRKLIRLSTMFVLLGIYPLAGSTVYGDVLFGDTSMVRQKCAACHKPDTKGRLEVIEETRKSTEEWKVVVDRMIRLNSAPLEDEEFYPVIKELSKTLCLTPEESDKVAYLNSDENSQYREIPKNDLETRIYTACVRCHTFGKIASHKMTKDQWNENRNLHLGYYPTVIPQMREMDWYKESEALNEPLSKLFAFDTPEYKKWLKNRKDQDLTGQWNVAGYQPGMGYYQGVYTIEPNLAKGEDEYFIEKKIQYKSGLNISTKGEGTLFSEYHLRYALAPTPLTGRVEGVFDLNADTMGFKGKWWTVVQDSNAYGNEAFYKTTSAPKIIASFPQSLRVLPGTEQTLTLVGVGLSENISKTDVRFSDPNITVTSLVKTNSSELVCNVIVAAGAATGLADVSVKKLNFKGLKIFDKIDAISVSPRIGRARVSSGAAYPPQGVQFVARGINFGADGKQGTSDDLVLDPVTAQWELEEEKTREDDDDMAYLNVPLINGLYTPTSTYGPIKTRKQNREGVGLIAVNAMFEDQGRQLTDRVRLAVTVPDYITHLK encoded by the coding sequence ATGAGAAAATTAATTCGATTAAGTACGATGTTCGTCCTGCTGGGTATTTATCCACTTGCAGGATCTACCGTCTATGGAGATGTCTTATTTGGGGACACTTCCATGGTCAGGCAAAAATGTGCCGCCTGCCATAAGCCGGATACCAAAGGCCGCCTTGAAGTGATTGAAGAGACAAGAAAATCGACGGAAGAATGGAAAGTCGTGGTCGACCGGATGATCCGCCTGAACAGTGCGCCCCTGGAAGACGAAGAGTTCTACCCCGTCATAAAGGAGTTGAGTAAAACCCTTTGCCTTACCCCTGAAGAATCCGACAAAGTTGCTTATTTAAACAGTGATGAAAACAGCCAATACCGGGAAATTCCGAAAAATGACCTGGAAACAAGGATCTATACGGCCTGTGTCAGATGCCATACCTTTGGCAAGATCGCATCCCACAAAATGACAAAAGATCAATGGAATGAAAACAGGAACCTTCATCTTGGATACTATCCTACCGTCATTCCCCAGATGCGTGAAATGGACTGGTACAAGGAATCCGAAGCGCTGAATGAACCCCTGTCCAAATTATTTGCCTTTGACACCCCGGAGTATAAAAAATGGCTTAAAAACAGAAAAGACCAGGATCTGACAGGGCAGTGGAATGTGGCGGGATATCAGCCCGGCATGGGATATTATCAAGGAGTTTATACCATTGAGCCCAACCTGGCCAAGGGTGAAGACGAATATTTCATTGAAAAAAAGATTCAATACAAAAGCGGCCTCAATATTTCCACAAAGGGTGAAGGCACACTTTTCAGTGAGTATCATTTAAGATATGCACTGGCACCTACGCCTCTTACCGGAAGAGTCGAAGGCGTGTTTGATCTTAATGCCGACACAATGGGATTTAAGGGAAAATGGTGGACGGTTGTTCAGGATTCAAATGCCTATGGCAATGAAGCTTTTTATAAAACCACCAGTGCGCCAAAAATTATAGCCTCGTTCCCACAGTCATTAAGGGTGCTTCCCGGCACGGAACAGACATTGACACTGGTGGGGGTTGGGCTTTCTGAAAACATTTCAAAAACCGACGTTCGATTTTCAGATCCCAATATCACCGTGACAAGCCTCGTAAAAACAAATTCTTCGGAACTGGTCTGCAATGTCATTGTGGCAGCCGGTGCCGCCACCGGCCTGGCAGATGTAAGCGTTAAAAAATTGAATTTTAAAGGTCTCAAAATTTTTGACAAGATAGATGCCATCAGCGTATCGCCCAGGATCGGACGGGCACGGGTCAGCAGCGGTGCCGCATATCCTCCCCAGGGCGTTCAGTTTGTTGCCAGGGGAATCAATTTTGGAGCGGATGGAAAACAAGGAACCTCGGATGACCTGGTTCTGGACCCTGTAACCGCCCAATGGGAACTGGAAGAAGAAAAAACCCGTGAAGACGATGATGATATGGCATATCTGAATGTACCGTTAATCAACGGACTTTACACCCCGACATCAACCTATGGTCCCATAAAGACAAGAAAACAGAACAGAGAAGGTGTTGGCCTCATTGCCGTAAATGCAATGTTTGAAGACCAGGGCAGACAACTTACGGACAGGGTCCGCCTTGCCGTGACGGTCCCGGATTATATAACTCACTTGAAATAG
- a CDS encoding reverse transcriptase domain-containing protein — MRISINTDFENRDLVLDAYRKLKQNTYHDTVNLFLRKRIAEFETSKNFEQQIDKLTEYVSDLKNDSDKIPSDGILNTLLKKVDVLSLPKKIKNDNNSNSKGIFISNDRSQVDYDLESVNYFIDAPIALFILDVIWSLKAGVILDRTLHENCLGNRLKHFEDDKYNKSSPLFKIFHTQYKDWRDNALKCALNELDNKKDILFIGLDIKECYYHLGTDWKGIKDYLKKSVVDQSELVFLQSLTNVLREIYTKYHQISSPLLEKTHKSASEIQGLPIGLTSSQIIANWMLKNFDDKVIKKLQPSYYGRYVDDILIVMQSPDKEIIQGKNDTLIKELFVKTGLLEQKKNKTDSDKPTEFILSVLKNLEIQQEKFVIQHFDHKHSRAGLSEFKREIDEQASEFRFLPRGDDHRGLDECAFDIQYKGSINKLRSVIGLEENSTELSKYLSRKITQHRLCSDESVSEHIDQLFRFYKGRNIFDFCRLWEKVFILFLTNNREADCAKFYNTCKVTIEKLKYNDDEILKKVTNDANLYLNASLSLTLALREKDVLKNLKSKNLKKIINPGKNKIKMIQDLMISFRESNMLRHHFVSSPLLNYTDYSGNYLEFSPAEYKGLELSDKKEKFSPRYIHNDERKLFDIFDKITQIEKGKPLEFLLDESNENVPFVKHNSDTSIPDTSIPFIDVCFKTPAKENIRIGIVNLRVPEEDIGKSYHPRKKPNVSMDRQSVLYDLINEAIKKPKCDLVVFPELSIPLKWLSLMINQARKNQIGLVFGLEYWVVDDVALNLIVTVLPYKKDGQYLSTFVSLRIKNHYAPLEEFNLKSVGYSLPEVKKYYEKYCWNGCAFSAYYCFELANIHHRGLFRSELDFLIASVWNKDIKYYSNIIESVSRDLHCYVIQSNTSHYGDSRITAPQKNEVMDYVRVKGGTNPTLLKSNLNLEKLRNFQSSLYRPDDKSFKPTPAGYNHDKARNRARCEVCKYQL, encoded by the coding sequence ATGCGGATTAGTATAAATACCGATTTTGAAAATAGAGACTTAGTTTTAGATGCTTATCGTAAATTAAAGCAAAACACATATCATGACACAGTAAATCTGTTTCTTAGAAAAAGAATTGCTGAATTTGAAACATCTAAAAATTTTGAACAGCAAATAGATAAATTAACAGAATATGTATCCGATTTAAAAAATGATTCAGATAAAATTCCTTCTGATGGTATTTTAAATACACTTTTAAAAAAAGTAGATGTTTTATCTCTTCCCAAAAAGATTAAAAATGATAACAATAGCAACTCAAAAGGCATTTTTATTTCAAATGATAGAAGCCAGGTTGACTACGATCTTGAAAGTGTAAATTACTTTATAGATGCGCCTATTGCTTTGTTTATTTTGGATGTCATCTGGAGTTTGAAAGCAGGTGTTATTCTTGATAGAACATTACATGAAAATTGCCTTGGTAATCGATTAAAACATTTTGAAGATGATAAATATAACAAATCCTCACCGTTGTTCAAAATATTCCATACTCAATATAAAGATTGGCGGGATAATGCTCTTAAATGTGCATTGAATGAACTTGATAATAAGAAAGATATATTATTTATCGGGTTGGATATTAAAGAGTGTTACTATCATTTAGGAACGGATTGGAAGGGGATTAAAGATTATCTTAAAAAATCTGTTGTTGATCAAAGTGAGCTTGTTTTTCTTCAAAGTTTAACAAATGTGCTTCGTGAAATTTATACGAAATATCATCAAATAAGCTCTCCTTTGCTAGAGAAAACACATAAATCCGCTTCAGAAATTCAGGGTTTGCCTATAGGATTAACATCTTCTCAAATTATTGCAAACTGGATGCTTAAAAATTTTGATGATAAAGTAATAAAAAAACTACAGCCATCTTATTACGGGCGGTATGTTGATGATATACTGATTGTTATGCAATCTCCTGACAAAGAAATTATTCAAGGGAAAAACGATACACTAATTAAAGAACTATTTGTAAAAACAGGGTTGTTGGAGCAAAAAAAGAACAAGACCGATTCAGATAAACCCACTGAGTTTATTTTAAGTGTTTTAAAAAATCTTGAAATCCAACAAGAGAAATTTGTGATCCAGCATTTTGATCATAAACATAGTCGTGCAGGATTAAGCGAATTTAAACGTGAAATTGATGAACAAGCCAGTGAATTTCGTTTTTTACCAAGAGGGGATGACCACCGCGGATTGGATGAGTGCGCTTTTGATATTCAATATAAAGGCTCCATTAATAAATTACGTAGTGTGATTGGGCTTGAGGAAAACAGTACAGAATTGTCAAAATATCTATCCCGCAAAATTACACAACATCGTTTATGTTCTGATGAATCAGTGTCTGAACATATTGATCAGTTATTTCGGTTTTACAAAGGGAGAAATATTTTTGATTTTTGCAGGTTATGGGAAAAAGTATTTATATTGTTCCTGACAAATAACAGGGAAGCCGATTGCGCAAAATTTTATAATACCTGCAAGGTAACAATAGAGAAATTAAAGTATAACGATGATGAAATTTTAAAGAAAGTTACCAATGATGCAAATTTGTATCTGAACGCTTCTCTTTCATTGACATTAGCTTTACGAGAGAAAGATGTTTTAAAAAATTTAAAATCAAAAAACCTGAAAAAAATCATCAACCCTGGAAAGAATAAAATAAAGATGATTCAGGATTTAATGATATCATTTCGTGAATCAAACATGCTCAGGCATCATTTTGTATCATCTCCGTTACTTAATTACACCGATTATTCAGGTAATTATTTAGAGTTTTCTCCGGCAGAATATAAAGGTCTTGAACTATCTGATAAAAAAGAAAAGTTCTCACCAAGGTATATTCATAATGATGAACGGAAATTGTTTGATATCTTCGATAAAATAACTCAAATTGAAAAAGGCAAGCCCTTAGAGTTTTTATTGGATGAAAGTAATGAAAATGTTCCATTTGTTAAACACAATTCTGATACATCAATTCCTGATACATCAATTCCTTTTATTGATGTATGTTTTAAAACTCCAGCAAAAGAAAACATAAGGATTGGGATCGTAAATCTTAGGGTTCCTGAAGAGGATATTGGAAAAAGTTATCATCCTCGTAAAAAACCAAATGTCAGTATGGATAGGCAGAGTGTCCTTTATGATTTAATAAATGAAGCCATAAAAAAACCAAAATGCGACCTGGTTGTATTTCCGGAGTTAAGTATACCGTTAAAATGGCTATCCCTAATGATTAATCAGGCAAGGAAAAATCAAATCGGTTTGGTTTTTGGCTTAGAATATTGGGTGGTTGATGATGTTGCCCTGAATTTAATTGTAACTGTTTTACCCTATAAAAAAGATGGTCAATATTTATCAACCTTTGTTTCGCTTCGAATAAAAAATCATTATGCTCCTTTAGAGGAATTCAATCTGAAGAGCGTTGGGTATTCACTCCCTGAAGTTAAAAAGTATTATGAAAAGTATTGCTGGAACGGTTGCGCTTTTTCTGCATACTATTGTTTTGAACTGGCAAATATTCACCATCGGGGACTTTTTCGTTCTGAACTTGATTTTTTAATTGCATCTGTCTGGAATAAGGATATTAAATATTATTCCAATATTATAGAATCTGTATCCAGAGATTTACATTGTTATGTTATTCAGTCTAATACTTCACATTATGGTGATTCGCGAATAACAGCTCCTCAAAAAAATGAGGTTATGGATTATGTTCGTGTCAAAGGCGGTACGAATCCAACCCTGTTAAAATCTAACTTAAATCTTGAAAAATTAAGAAATTTTCAGAGCAGTTTATATAGGCCTGATGATAAATCCTTTAAACCAACGCCTGCGGGATATAATCATGATAAAGCACGAAATAGAGCTCGGTGTGAAGTTTGTAAGTATCAATTATAG
- the tnpC gene encoding IS66 family transposase has translation MTKGKVKGNRNLDEVKKIACDLIDENQILKEQVKSLQNMIFGRKSEKTPKDDGQMSLFDMPEPELPILEKEEEDVTIGEHTRKKRGRKPLPADLPRIDVIHELSEDERQCNCGCLKERIGQEESEQLDYIPAKVRVLRNIRYKYACKNCEGVEDDGPTVSIARMPEQIIPKSIATPGLLAHILTAKFADALPFYRQEKQFTRIGIELGRSTMCTWAMKVADACDILIDMMQKDILASPMIGADETPLLVLKGPRKSKSYMWIFRGGPPDMPIIQFQYHPTRSGDVAASFLNGYKGIVQTDGYKGYDFLDKITDIIHVACWTHARRGFKNVTKAAGNKKSSSGNAGTALKYISLLYKIEKEARVQELTPDQLYARRQKEAVPILEEFKKWLDARVEKVPPKSLLGKAIHYTLNQWHRLIQYTTDGIIRPDNNLVENAIRPFVVGRKNWLFSDTVKGARASALIYSLIETAKSNGLEPYWYLKYLFEHLPEAMTEDDFKALLPYNVDKKQLA, from the coding sequence ATGACTAAAGGCAAGGTAAAAGGTAATCGGAATCTGGATGAAGTGAAGAAAATTGCTTGTGATTTGATTGATGAGAATCAAATCCTTAAAGAGCAGGTTAAATCACTTCAGAATATGATCTTTGGTCGCAAATCAGAGAAAACGCCTAAAGATGACGGGCAAATGTCTCTGTTCGATATGCCTGAACCCGAACTTCCTATCCTGGAAAAAGAGGAGGAAGACGTAACGATTGGTGAACATACCCGTAAAAAACGTGGCCGCAAGCCTTTACCCGCCGATCTTCCCCGTATAGATGTTATACATGAACTCAGCGAGGATGAAAGACAGTGCAACTGCGGTTGCCTTAAGGAACGCATCGGCCAGGAAGAGTCAGAACAACTGGACTATATCCCTGCCAAAGTAAGGGTACTTCGAAACATCCGGTATAAATACGCCTGCAAAAATTGTGAAGGTGTGGAAGACGACGGCCCCACCGTGTCAATTGCCAGGATGCCTGAACAGATTATCCCCAAAAGCATTGCTACCCCGGGCCTTCTGGCACATATTCTGACCGCAAAATTTGCAGATGCCCTGCCGTTTTACCGTCAGGAAAAGCAATTTACCAGGATCGGTATTGAACTTGGCCGGTCGACCATGTGTACATGGGCCATGAAAGTCGCTGACGCCTGTGATATTCTAATCGACATGATGCAAAAGGACATACTGGCAAGCCCGATGATTGGTGCTGATGAAACACCTCTTCTGGTCTTAAAGGGCCCCCGGAAATCAAAATCATATATGTGGATTTTTAGAGGTGGTCCGCCTGATATGCCAATTATTCAATTCCAATATCATCCGACACGATCCGGAGATGTTGCCGCATCATTTTTGAATGGATACAAAGGCATTGTTCAGACGGATGGCTATAAAGGATATGATTTTCTGGACAAAATAACAGATATCATTCATGTGGCATGCTGGACTCACGCCCGCAGGGGATTTAAAAATGTAACAAAAGCTGCAGGGAATAAAAAGAGTTCATCGGGCAATGCCGGCACCGCTTTAAAGTATATCAGTCTGCTTTATAAAATTGAAAAAGAAGCCCGGGTGCAGGAATTAACGCCTGACCAATTATATGCTCGGAGGCAAAAAGAAGCGGTTCCAATTTTAGAAGAGTTCAAGAAATGGCTTGATGCAAGAGTGGAAAAAGTTCCTCCCAAAAGTCTGCTTGGCAAGGCGATCCATTATACTCTCAACCAATGGCACAGGCTCATCCAATACACGACCGACGGAATCATCAGGCCTGATAACAATCTGGTTGAAAATGCCATCCGACCTTTTGTGGTCGGACGAAAGAATTGGCTTTTCTCGGACACCGTTAAGGGTGCCCGGGCCAGTGCACTGATTTACAGCTTGATTGAAACAGCCAAATCAAATGGGCTGGAGCCATATTGGTATCTCAAATATCTGTTTGAACACTTGCCTGAGGCTATGACGGAAGATGATTTTAAGGCGTTGCTTCCATACAATGTCGATAAAAAACAGTTGGCTTGA
- the tnpB gene encoding IS66 family insertion sequence element accessory protein TnpB (TnpB, as the term is used for proteins encoded by IS66 family insertion elements, is considered an accessory protein, since TnpC, encoded by a neighboring gene, is a DDE family transposase.) — MMNFPSDTKVYLFLGATDMRKAINGLSVIVSEQMQLDIFSSNLFVFCNRTQTILKILYWDKNGFCMWQKRLEKDRFKWPKTSDDVMNITSRELSWLVDGLNINQAHKPLKYSMIY; from the coding sequence ATGATGAATTTTCCGTCAGACACCAAGGTCTATCTATTCTTAGGCGCAACGGATATGCGCAAAGCTATTAACGGATTGTCCGTCATTGTCAGTGAACAGATGCAACTTGACATATTTTCCTCCAACTTGTTTGTATTCTGCAACCGGACGCAGACCATTTTAAAAATTTTATACTGGGATAAAAATGGCTTCTGTATGTGGCAGAAACGTCTTGAAAAAGACCGTTTCAAGTGGCCGAAAACATCTGACGATGTCATGAATATTACCAGTCGAGAGTTGTCCTGGTTAGTTGACGGCCTGAATATAAATCAGGCACATAAACCCTTGAAATATTCCATGATTTATTGA
- the tnpA gene encoding IS66 family insertion sequence element accessory protein TnpA, with protein MSKSWKKINEEKAIFWKTHIDQWTESRLSQIEYCRQNGLRPNRFTYWKIKFGKPNQPTGLVQVPVPTHFCQAGLKLNIGRELQVEIPDGFKKETLEQVLSVLKAVQ; from the coding sequence TTGAGCAAATCGTGGAAGAAAATAAACGAAGAAAAGGCAATATTCTGGAAAACACATATCGATCAATGGACTGAATCCCGCCTGTCCCAAATAGAGTACTGCCGCCAGAATGGCCTGAGGCCGAACAGGTTCACCTATTGGAAGATTAAATTCGGTAAACCAAATCAGCCCACAGGACTGGTTCAGGTTCCTGTGCCGACTCACTTTTGTCAAGCAGGGCTAAAACTGAATATAGGCCGGGAACTGCAAGTGGAAATCCCCGACGGTTTTAAGAAAGAAACCCTTGAGCAGGTGCTTTCTGTATTGAAGGCTGTCCAATGA